A part of Myxococcus landrumus genomic DNA contains:
- a CDS encoding alpha/beta fold hydrolase: protein MSANQRWGGAVLLVACLSFLACASKGGVRADAPWTDPSPHREGAVTVEPGVSLEYLDWGGTGPVVVLLAGQGNTAHIFDDFAPLLTREFRVVALTRRGFGKSSKPESGYDVKTRVEDVRRALDELKLDKVSLVGHSLAGDELTAFAALHPQRVHKLVYLEAAYDHTRMDALVEGAPTPSGPSDEERSSPQAFTAWQSRMHGFEIPEAEVRTGNVFDARGQWTADVTPGFVYERLAQGNATPDYASVMAPVLAYYVVEEAVDVVFPWTKAMTPSEQEQISKVLRKLQTFGAAEQKRLTQALPTARVVGVREANHYFFLTHSDTVVPELSAFLRAP from the coding sequence ATGAGCGCGAACCAGCGGTGGGGTGGTGCGGTCCTTCTCGTGGCATGTCTGTCCTTCCTGGCCTGCGCTTCCAAGGGCGGTGTCCGTGCGGACGCGCCGTGGACAGACCCGTCGCCGCATCGAGAGGGCGCCGTCACCGTCGAGCCGGGTGTCTCGCTGGAGTATCTCGACTGGGGCGGCACGGGCCCCGTCGTGGTCCTGCTCGCGGGGCAGGGAAACACCGCGCACATCTTCGATGACTTCGCGCCGCTGCTCACCCGGGAGTTCCGCGTCGTGGCGCTCACTCGGCGCGGCTTCGGCAAGTCGAGCAAGCCGGAGTCCGGCTATGACGTGAAGACACGGGTGGAGGATGTGCGACGGGCGCTGGATGAGCTGAAGCTCGACAAGGTCTCGCTCGTGGGCCACTCGCTCGCGGGGGATGAGCTGACGGCCTTCGCGGCCCTGCATCCCCAGCGCGTCCACAAGCTCGTCTACCTGGAGGCCGCGTATGACCACACGCGGATGGATGCACTCGTGGAGGGGGCGCCGACACCGTCGGGTCCCAGTGACGAGGAGCGCTCATCACCCCAGGCGTTCACCGCGTGGCAGTCGCGCATGCACGGCTTCGAGATTCCCGAAGCAGAGGTGAGGACGGGCAACGTCTTCGACGCGAGGGGACAGTGGACGGCGGATGTCACGCCGGGCTTCGTCTATGAACGCTTGGCCCAGGGCAACGCGACACCGGACTACGCCTCCGTGATGGCCCCGGTGCTGGCGTACTACGTGGTCGAGGAGGCCGTCGACGTCGTGTTCCCGTGGACGAAGGCGATGACGCCGAGCGAGCAGGAGCAGATCTCCAAGGTGCTGCGCAAGCTTCAAACCTTCGGTGCGGCGGAGCAGAAGCGGCTCACCCAGGCACTGCCCACGGCGCGCGTCGTGGGCGTACGCGAGGCGAATCACTACTTCTTCCTCACCCATTCGGACACCGTGGTGCCCGA